One Camelus ferus isolate YT-003-E chromosome 19, BCGSAC_Cfer_1.0, whole genome shotgun sequence genomic window, ggAGCCAACCGCTGAGAGTGGCTGCAAGGCGCCCCCCACTCCTGGGCGCGCAGCCCCCTAAGGGGAGCCACATTAGCCCGAGCCCCTCAGCAGCTCTGGGACACCTGGTCGGGGGCCCTGCGGCAGAGGGGCTCACTGGCAGCTCCCGGCGGGGCAGGCAGGCTCCCTTGAGCCCTGCGGGTCTGTCACCCTGGCAGGAGCAGCAAGACTGCAGGTCAGCCTGCCCCTCCCGGCACCACAGGAACCACACCAGGTATGGCCCCCTCCGTGCCTGCGGGGCCGAGGTCCAGCAGCCCCTGCTCCGGCCTTGACCGGCCGGGCCACTGGCCCTCAGCACATGGCCTCCACCCCTgggcaggcctggcctggcctggcctggcatCAGCCGCTCCCTCAGAGCAGCACCCCTCCACAGCCAGGCCAGGGGCCTCCCGAGCTGCCTcaccctccctggccctccccctTGCCCTCCGTCGCCCTCCCCTGTCTCCCGACTCTTCCTCTCTGGGCTCTCACTCTCCGGctgctctccctgtctctgtgtctctctgtctccctgtctctttctgtctcttcctgtctctctctcgcctctgtctctctctctctgcctctctctctctccccacgcCTGCTGCCCTGGGTGTGCCGAGCCCCGCTCCTCGGGGAGCCCTGGGCACTGTCCCTACGTCTGGCCTCAGAGCACCGCCAGCACCTCGCTGACCCTTGGAGAAGGGATCTGTTTCTGATACGGAGGCAGCCGCAGTGGTGACAGAGCCACTTCCTACCTGCCAGGGCTGTCTGCCCCAGGAAGGGTAGGGGCCCTACACAGAGAGGTGTTGACAGCTGTCTGTCCAGGGTGGGCTCTGACAGGACACAGCAGAGGGACAAGGGCTATCAGGCGGCTGGGCCGGGttgggcaggaggcctggggcagcACCTGCCCTGTGCATCCTCTGCAGGTCAGCCCAGCTCTCCCCCTGGGCtggcaggagaaggaggggacAAGGTGGGGCCCTCAGGAGACCTGGCCTGGATGCTGGCCCAGCGCTGAGACTCACCCTGCTGGGGCCCCGGCTGTGGTGAGGGGTTTCTCTTCTGTCACCTCAGGTGGCTTTTCAGAGGCAAACTGTGCAGTTGCCCCTGTGGGAAACTCTTCAGCCCTCCAGCAGCCTCAACACTGGAGGGCCCgtccctgcccctggccccaccTGCAGCAGCAGCTTGCTCCTTGTAGCCCTCAGCACTCCAGCTTCACTGGCCTCCTTACAAACACTAAGTGCCCCCCTCACaccgcagggcctttgcacaagctgagCCACAACTTCCACGAGGAATTTTCTCCCACCTCGCACTCTGTAGGCACACCCTGCAGACCCCAGCTCTGAAGGCCCCAGGGGCCCCTAGTCTGCTGTAagtttttccttcattcattcaacaactatttaaaattctcatttatttcatttaatcttataattttattatttattgtgcgtcccaggccctgtgctgagcagGTGCTGGGCAATCGTGGCTGGACCCTGGGACCCCTGTGCCCCGTCGCCTTCACACTGGCCAGGAGGCCCCAGGTGGGGACAGGCAGGCTGAAAGGAGAGGGCTCGGTGTCTAGACCTAGTGTCCCTCTTGGGCAGCCTGAGAGCCACAGCTTCCTCTCTGGCTGCTGGGCAGAGTGAAAACACCAGGCAGTGACAAGTGTGGGCGACGGACATGGGAAGTCGGGGTCCCCCCTGCTGCTGGGGAAGCCAGGGTGATGCTTCCTCAAAGGTGGAACACAGCATCCCCAGGGCTCCCGCTCCCAGGTCCCCAGCGCGCGAACCCTGTCTGTGGCAGCATCCGTCCATAACAGCCGAAGGGCGGAAGCAGCTCAGCCGTCCGTCAGCGGGTGAAGGGTTGAGCCAGCGCGAGGTGTGTTAGCTGAAGAGAGGCTCGCCGCCCGCACCTGCCACAACACGCGCGAGCCTGGGTGGCGGGCTCTCTGCAGAGGCTGCGGGGACCAGGAGCCAGCAGCTCGGGCTGCACCTGGGCCGCTGGCCTCCCAGGTGTGGAGGGGCAGGTCGCAGACGTGTGCGGGCGCAGCTCAGGTGGGAGCGGTGCCCGGCGGTGGAGACGTGGAGGTGCCCGCGGCGCTGCTCTCCCGCTGGTCCTGGGCTTTCTGTGAGCACCACGGAGGCAGAGGCCTGTGTTTAGGGCCATGGTGAACCCAAGACACCCAGCCCTGAACAGGAGACTGGCTCAGCCTGGAGTGTGACACACCACGGGCCCCGCCCACCCTGCCTTTGCCGagggccctgggcccctgggtcACACGCAGCTCAGCCGTAGGCTCCTGCCTTGGAGGCCTAAGGGTGAAGCCCGCCCAGGCACCAGGCCTCACCCCGGCCTGCCCGACACTGGGGGTTTCCCCAGGGTCCCCAGTGTTTCAGATACAAGTGACACCCCAACCACTTCCACCTACTTCACCCCAATTTCTTAACAAGAGGCCTTGAAAATACAGGAATGTTTGGGGGCACCACCCGTGCTGTGTGCTGTGCCCAGTCCTCACCCGGCCTGTCCCGGCAGCTCTGCTCTggctggaagggaagagggggtgggccAGCTGAGGCGGGGATCCCCTCCAGGGTCCCCGCTggggcctcccctctgccctgtggAAAAGCAGGGGTGGTgggtgggctgggagccaggcctCTGTTTGCCTGGGTTTCaacatttacaaaacatttgTCCCTTGGCCCTCCTGGGGAAACATTTCCTAGAGGAATGTAAACACACAAGACTGGACGGTCCGCCGTCGGGGGTTGGTGGAAGCGTCTCCTGGGAGCCGTCTCCTTCTTGAAGGGGGTCTGGGGGTCTGAGCCTGGCCTTCCAGGAAGTGGTACCGAGGGAGGTGGAGGCCGGGAGCTGAGAGCCGCCCCTCTCTTGGAGCCCAGCCTCCTGCCGCCTCTCGCCTCCAGGGTTGCTCTGTGGCCTCAGGCTGGAGGCGCAACCTCTCTGGACCCCTGAGCTGAAGGGGCTGATGGTGACTTCCTGCCTCGTCCCCGGCCCCAGCACCGCAGCGCCACCGTGCCTCCCGGGGCCGCGTGCCCAGTGGGTCTTTAAGGAGCTGCTGTTTCTGGTGGCTTGTGCCCAGTGCTGGGCAGGCCCCCACCTGATGTTCACAAAAGCCCAGCTTACAGAACGGAGACTAGGGATCAGAAAGGCCGTGTGGACTCCACTGTCCCCAGCACTATGACCCCGAGGCGACACGGCCCCACCAGCCAGGGGTCTTCAGGGGTCAGGAGGCTCTGCCTGCTGACCGCGCCGGGCTGGTAAGTCCAGACCTTATCCGCAGGGTGCTCATTCCCCCTCCCGACAGGTTGCTCCTGGCTGGATGTGCGCCCACATGCTTGCTCTCTCGCGATGGCTGACCCCGAGCGTCCTCAGCAAGGCCCTGTGGCCCCAGCCTTGGGCAGCTGAGTGGAGCAGAGCCCGCACAAAGGTTATCTGGGTCCCGCAGGAGGCTGGCGCAGGCTGCCTTCAGGGCCTCCCCGTATCTCCACCAGGAATGCACCaagaccccagcccctgcccacccaggggGAGGAATGTGGCAGCGGCTCCTGGGAGCTAGGAGCCTGGGAGGGGGTTGGTGAGGAGGCCTCGGCCTTCTGGAATTCCGCAGGCCTGGCACCAGatccctgcctgctctccctcccccaccgcaGAGCCAGCGGCTGGTCCTCCTCTTCTCTGGCTGCCGGGACACTGGGATGACCAGCACGAAGGGACGGACCTTCCAGGCCTGGTCCCTGCACGACAACGTCTCCTCCTcggagaggccttccctgaccacccgaCCCACAGCCCCTTCAGATGGGCCATCGCCCTTCAAAGCTCTGGACCAACGCAGTCAGCATTCTGGGCGGATGTCTCCCTGCGGGGCTGGCTTGGGCACTCGGGCGCCGaccagcatccctggtctccaccctcTAGTGGCCAGtagtgccctcccctcccctgtcgtGACAGCCAGTGCTGCCATGTGTCCTGAGGGAACCGACCTGGATTCGACCCATTGCCCCAGACCTTCCTGAGATGAGATGCTGATTGGCTTCTTGCCCTGGCCAGGAGCTCcctggggtcaggggtcaggggtcCTGCACACCTTGGGGCCTGATGCCCACCCTGGGGCCCAGGATGGCCTCCGGCCCCACACAGCCACCTGCTTGCAGCCACCTGCACGGGGTCATAGCAGGTGGGGGGCAATGGCATCTCCTGGCTGGGCCCTGCCGTACATCCCAGGGCCTCAGAGTCCCAGAGCGCCTGCAGAGCCGGGCGCcacgggggcgggggaggaacTGGGGGCCAGGCTGCACCGACAagcccaggccaggcccacccCCTGGGGCGGGAATTTGGATTCCAGTCGCTCTCCAGGCCAGACCAACCTCTGCCTCTGGGCAGGTttctgcagctgcctggtgcGTGGAGGCTGCCGGAGCGCAGGCCCTGTCACCACCCAGCACCGGAGGTCCCTCCCTAGTCCCTCCCAGGCTCCCCGCTGGCGTCCCCGGGCACAGAGAGGAGACGGGGGTTTCTGAACATGTCCATGACTGAAGTCCCACCATGAACCCTCCGCGGGGCTAAGCACGGGGCGGGGGCGCCTCTCCTCCCACACAGGGCCCCTCCTGCACTGTGTCTCCCTCTCtacccagagcccagggctgggctcagaCCCCGCCCTGCACCCCGACTCCCCGGGGAGCCATTTCCTCTCCCTCGGCATCAGTTTCCCGCCCTGTAAAGGGACTCGTAACTGGACTGCCCCACAGGGTTGCCATGGGGCCTCCATGGGGCCTGGGCCAGGCCGGGCCAGCGGTCAGGACGCTCCCGAGGGGGCAGCAACCCTCAGGCCCAGTTCCCAGGCAGGAAGAGCGAGCCCGCTGAGGAAGAACCCGCTGGCAACTCTGTGGTTCCCCGCACGCGGCCGCGTGGCGGCGGGCGCTGGGGTGCCCGGCCCTGCGTGGGGCGGCGGCTCGCTGATCCACACCTGCCGCCTGCTCCTCCACGGGCCGGAAGAGCGGGTCCAAGGGCAACTCCCGGACAGACAGGCCGGCAGACCAGTGAGAACAGCAGcagaggggaggcggggagggccACCTTCCGCTGCTGGGGCCTGGACCTGGGTCTGGCCCCGGGTGCAGAAAAGATGCAGCCTGTGCTCAGGCCCCTGGCTGCCCTCCACCTGATGACCCCTCACTGCATCCAGGGGGACCGGGAGCAGCTTCAACCTCCTGATGCAGAAACAGAGGTGCAGACAGGAGGGGACCTGGGCGGGGGGTCGGCCCTGGAAACCGGGCCCGTCCCGCCACGAGGCCTGTACCTCCACAGACTGTGTGGCCCTGCCTGGACATGGAGGGGCCTGGGTCGGAGGTCAGCCTGGGGACCGACCCTAGGGTGTGCTGCTAGCGGGCCTGGCCCGGGGTGACGGGGCCCTGCTGCCTGTGCCCTACAGCTTCTGCCTTTGAACCTGAAGCTCCACCCGGTTCGGCTGAATGTCCTGGCCTCTGGCCAGCGTGGCGAGCCCTCAGTGTCCACTGGGACGGGACAGCTGGACGCTGTGTGCCTGGGGCGGAAGTGCCTCCTTTCCTGCCACTTGGCTCAGTCAGTCCTTGCCGCCAGGCCCCACAGGAGGGTGGGGCCGGGAGACGGAATGCTCTTGGGTGCGTCCAGCCCCACAGTCCTCTCCGCTGGGTGCCAGCTGGCCGTCCACCTGGACTTGGGGCACAGGCCAGGCCTGGAGTGCCTTCACCTGGAGTGCCTTCACCTGGAACCGGGGCCAGGGCCCGCGAGAGCCTCCCGGGAGCCAGGCGGGGAAGGGGGCCACGCCGCCCGCCGGGGTGAGCGCGGATGGAAAACCCCGCAGGTGGAACTCTACGGTTTGCACTCCTTGTCGCGTGTCGATTATACCTCAGTGAAAAAATCTAGtacaggaaaacaaatgaaattaagtgACAAAATAAGGTAAAATGGAACAGGACATGACGCTGGCCAGATGCCCACAGGCTCCCTGTGACTGTGGCAGCTGTGACACCCAAGGCCCTACACCCCAGGTCACCAGGCCTGACCCGGTGTCGGGGCTGCATGCTCGCTGTGACGTGCCCTGAGCCCCACGGACCCCGGAAGCCAGAGGACGGTCTGGGGACTCGGCGGAGGCTCCCTGAGGCCCTCatgctccctgccccccaggagcCTGTCCGAGGCCGGGACTCTGAGAAcggagggcaggcaggaggggccgGTGGCCACAGCTCCTGCCCGGGGCTGCCCAGGGAAAACCTTGTCCCTTGGCCCTGACCTGCGGCTCACCCTGGGCCTGTGCCCAGGCCCGGAAGGAGAGCTTCCTGGTTTTGGGGCTGGTTCCCTTCCACACACAATGTGTTTCAGGCTGACCTGGCCCCTCCTGGCCCAGAAACAGCggctctgggggcaggggggcccTCCTGGAAGGTGCCTCAGCACACATCGGAGAGCCTCGACTACCTGTCTGTGAGGTGGCCCAAGGGCGGTGCTGGGGAATGGGCAGGGGATGCGGCACCCAGACCCAACCAACGCCACTGCCACCGTCACCTGGCTGGGCAGCCTGAACGAGGACCTGTGTGACATGGGCGGTTATGGTGCAGCGGTCGGAGTCACCTGCCCAGGATTCAGATCTACAGCTGTGGGATGGAGGTGACACATGACCACAATGGTGACAGGTGAGGGTGGTAGCGACACTGACGGCGACGGTGGTGATGGAGTGTTGATGGGGGTGCCGGTGGCAGAGGGAGAGTGCAAACTCAGCCTGTAACCCTGATGTGACGTTGGAGGTCACGGTCATCTAGagcacctggggtgggggaggtgagtgGGAACAGGTGCACGTTCTGAGGGAGACGTGGAGGCACCCAGGGACCCTGCTGAACGGGTGCTGCTCTGAGCCCCTGGGAGCTGCCCTGGGATCTGCAAAAAGGGCTCAGCCTGACAGAGTCTGCAAGTACCATGTCCTCCTGCCCCTGACTCCCTTCATCCCACCAGCTTCTGGCCCTTTCCCAACCTGGAGACCCCACAGAAAGCCCAGTAAGCCGCTTACCCCTTGGGTGAGGGGCCAGGTGCCTGAGGGAGGTGGCCAGCCCCTTCCCGCCAGCAGAAAAGtaggcagggagcaggcaggtgAGACTCTGCCCTTGGGCCCCTGGCAGGGCTGCGTGCAGGGCCAGGTGCAGCTCTAGGGTGCCCCGTTGTGGCCTCTGGGGGCAGTACAGCCGGGATATGGGGACACTTCTCCCCAGGTTCCCGACATCTGGCAGCCCGGGGCTCCAGTCTGagcagctgcccccagccccaccccgacTTCAGATGCTGGAAGGCGCTGCTGATGAAAGGCATACCTCAGGGAACACTTGCTCCTCTGCCTGTGGGATCTGGGACTTCGGACAGCAGGCTTTCTTGAAGAGGGGCTCATCCACATTTCATGAGCTGGAGAGTGAGGCACCGAGTTTCCCTTCGAAGAACTTGCCTTGGGACCCTGCCCCAGGAGAGAGGAGACCGTGATGCCTTGTGTGTGCGCCTGGGTGAATGTGTCCAACAGCCTTAAAGAACATGAGGCTTTTTTTCAGTGATAGAGTACACCCTGACCATCTGTAagtgtgcagctcagtggtgTTAAACCTTCATAgggttgtgcagccatcaccaccactcATCTCCAGGACTTCCTCATCTTGTAAGACTGGAACCCTGTACCCACTGAACACTAGCTCCCCAgtcctgctcccccagcccaaCCACCACCGTCCTACTTTCTGAAtctgactattctaggtacctcctAGAAGCCAAACTTTACAGTATTCACCTTTTTGtggctggtttatttcacttggcataatgtcctcaaggttcgcCCCACATGCATGTGCCACAatctcctttttacagatgagtaatattccatcaggTGTATAGGCCACATTTTGCTTACCCATTCATCCAACAAGagacacttgggctgcttcccTCTTGGCTatagtgaataatgctgctgtgagcatggTGTGCAAGTATTTCTTCAAGACACCGCTTTCAGTTAGCTCGGGTAAACACCCAGAAGTCGAATTGCTGGATCCTGCAGTAgctgtacttttaattttttgaggaaccaccatactgttctccacaacaggtgcaccattttacacttcTACCAGCAGCGCACAAGGGTTCCTcatcatgtttttgtttgttagaaTTATAGTAGCCATCCTGATGGGTGTGTGGTGTCTCCAAGTTTTGATTTGCGTGTCCCTGACACGTGGAcgataagcatttttaaatgcgctttttggccatttgtgtatctccTGTAGCAACCTGTCTCTTAGCGTCTTTTGCTCACTTTCAaattaggttgttttttgttgttgtttagttttaagagttttatgatttataaatattttctcccactctgtggcttgtctttttactATTGATGGTATCTTTTtgacacacacatttaaaattttctttaagtcCAACCTGTCTTTTTTGTTACTGTCTGTGCCTTTGGTCTCACGtgcaagaaatcactgccaaagcCGATGTCATGAAGGTTGTGCcctgttttcttctcagttttatagtttttggtttTACATTCATGTCCttgatctattttgaattaattttcacaTGGTGTGAAGTGAGGCTCCAGTTCATTCTTTTACGTGTGGGTTTTTAGGTTACCCAGCACATTTGTTGAAATGATAGCCCTTTCCCCCTTAAATGGACTTGGCGCCCTTgccaaaaatcatttgaccacaTACAGAAGGGGTTTTGTCCATACT contains:
- the LOC116658028 gene encoding uncharacterized protein LOC116658028 — its product is MEGGGGILGPGLPLPSSFTGLEASLPGRNPIPRAGQGRGCGSQPLRVAARRPPLLGAQPPKGSHISPSPSAALGHLVGGPAAEGLTGSSRRGRQAPLSPAGLSPWQEQQDCRSACPSRHHRNHTRAFAQAEPQLPRGIFSHLALCRHTLQTPALKAPGAPSLLPCAEQVLGNRGWTLGPLCPVAFTLARRPQVAPGWMCAHMLALSRWLTPSVLSKALWPQPWAAEWSRARTKSQRLVLLFSGCRDTGMTSTKGRTFQAWSLHDNVSSSERPSLTTRPTAPSDGPSPFKALDQRSQHSGRMSPCGAGLGTRAPTSIPGLHPLVASSALPSPVVTASAAMCPEGTDLDSTHCPRPS